In Verrucomicrobiota bacterium, the following are encoded in one genomic region:
- a CDS encoding outer membrane protein transport protein, whose protein sequence is MNNWTYTACKLALGAGLLQPGLSFALGIRIADQDARATARGNAFAATADNPSAIYYNPAGISQLTNQQVRVGVYGIVLGSEYTSPTGRKSETVGHVQALPQLYYVYHQENSPLAFGLGVYSPYGLSLEWPQNTGFRTLATEGRIGYFTAHPVVSWQVLPTLSLAAGPTFNYADTDLRRGILGGNDQFRFTGHDWDPGFTLGAMWRPHEKHSFGLTYRSRTTQNFQGNAITHLPPIRSATETANAEFNFPQNVVLGYSFRPTPDWNVEFDVDWTDWNSLNTVTLHKPSGDMKLPFNWRSSFFYEFGVTRQLGSGLALSAGYIYSENSVPDRDFSPLVPDSDRHIFSLGLGQKNTSWNWDIAYQYAFSPTRRVDQSVSTSLVGESANGLYHYASHAITISIGYTF, encoded by the coding sequence ATGAACAACTGGACATACACTGCCTGCAAGCTGGCGCTCGGTGCCGGCCTGTTACAACCTGGACTCAGCTTCGCCTTGGGGATTCGTATCGCGGATCAGGATGCCCGCGCCACCGCCCGCGGCAACGCATTTGCGGCCACTGCGGATAATCCCTCGGCCATTTATTACAATCCCGCCGGCATCAGTCAATTGACCAACCAGCAAGTGCGGGTCGGTGTTTACGGCATTGTGCTCGGTTCCGAATACACCAGCCCCACCGGGCGTAAATCAGAAACGGTGGGCCACGTGCAGGCGCTGCCGCAACTTTACTATGTGTATCATCAGGAAAATTCCCCGCTCGCGTTCGGCCTGGGCGTTTACAGCCCCTATGGCCTGAGCTTGGAATGGCCGCAAAACACCGGTTTTCGCACCTTGGCCACGGAAGGGCGCATCGGCTATTTCACAGCGCATCCCGTCGTCAGTTGGCAGGTGCTGCCCACGCTCTCGCTGGCGGCGGGGCCGACCTTTAATTATGCGGATACCGACTTGCGGCGCGGCATTCTGGGGGGCAACGACCAATTCCGATTCACCGGCCATGATTGGGATCCGGGCTTTACGTTGGGGGCGATGTGGCGGCCGCACGAAAAACATTCGTTCGGGCTGACCTATCGCAGCCGTACCACGCAAAATTTTCAGGGTAACGCGATTACCCACCTGCCGCCGATTCGGTCTGCCACCGAAACGGCCAATGCGGAATTCAATTTCCCCCAGAATGTGGTCTTGGGCTACTCCTTCCGCCCCACGCCGGATTGGAATGTGGAATTCGACGTGGACTGGACGGATTGGAACAGCCTGAACACGGTGACTCTGCACAAACCTTCCGGAGACATGAAGTTGCCGTTCAATTGGCGATCGAGCTTCTTCTATGAATTTGGCGTGACGCGCCAATTGGGATCCGGATTGGCCCTCAGTGCCGGATATATTTACAGCGAAAATTCCGTGCCAGATCGCGATTTCAGTCCCTTGGTGCCCGATTCCGACCGTCATATTTTCTCTTTGGGTTTGGGCCAAAAAAACACCTCGTGGAATTGGGATATCGCCTATCAATACGCCTTTAGCCCCACTCGCCGGGTGGACCAGAGCGTCTCCACCTCGTTGGTGGGAGAATCGGCTAACGGCCTCTACCACTATGCCAGCCATGCCATCACCATCTCTATTGGATACACCTTCTAA